CATTTTTTTTATGGGGTGACCGAAAAACAACAGTTCGGTTAATCAGACTGAATTTCACAAGAATCAAAACCGCAAAAAGGGACACTGGAATATAGATGTCACAGATTCATCGAAAATTGATCTTCTCTGGGTAAAGTTTGGCTGGACTGACAGGAAGTTGGATGCCATATTCCTGCAAATTATTGAGTTTCAGACGGAAGAGAACGCTATGGCTACGCTGGGCACAAGACTGTTTACCTGGAGAAAAGGGGAACAGGTTGGTGAAGATCAGTTTGGTAATCGCTACTATAAAGAAAAAGGAAAGCCGACAGGTCCATTGGGCCGGGAGCGCCGCTGGGTCCTTTATAAAGGGAAGCCGGAAGCGTCAAAAGTCCCTGCGGCCTGGCATATCTGGCTTCACTACACGACCAATAACCTTCCTTCAGAACAAGCCGTTGAGGCGAATAAGTGGGAAGAAGAGCATTTGCCAAATTTGACCGGTACAGACTATGCTTACCGTCCGGGTGGATCTGTTGTTTCACCTGGTGAACGACAGAAGGCAACAACCGATTACGAAGCTTGGAAACCAGAATAAGGTTTGTTTGCGTCGGAAACATTACGTTAAGCGGGAGGCTTGGGTTTGGGAAATAATATTGTTGAAACCATTATCGGGGGCGTGGTCCTCGCTTTTGCAACGATTTTTCTTGTCTTCGCCTATCGCACCGCTGATATCGGCACGACCGGTAATGGCCTTAACCTCACCGCCCGTTTTGATAAAGTGGATGGCCTTCAGGTCGGCAGTGACGTCAGGATGAGTGGTATCAAGGTCGGTACCGTTGTCAGTCAGGTGCTGGATACAGAAACGTTTCAGGCAATCATTGGGATCAGTATCCGTGATGAAATCGCCTTACCAGAGGACACAGCCGCCAAAGTCGCGTCAGAAAGCCTGCTGGGGGGAAGCTATCTTGATCTTGAACCCGGCGGCGCGGAAACTGTACTGCAAAGTGGCGACGAAATCACATATACGCAAAGTTCTGTCAGTTTGATGGATCTTATCGGGCAAGCCATCTTCAGTGCCGGTTCCGGTGACGATAAAAGTGATTGATATCTCCGTATATTCTTCAAAAAGATTGGGTAGGGAGTGCAATTCTAAATGCCTCTGAAACGCCGTTTCCTATTCTGTTTGCCTGTTGTTTTTGCCGGGTTTATTGTTGCTGCAGATCACGCAAATGCAGGGTCTCTGGTTGGGGAGGCATCGATTGTTCGCGCGTTGGACAAGGTGACAGCCCGAACACTTGACCTGATCATCCCAATTGGTGAAAGCGTGCAGTACGGCACGTTGGAAATCACAAGTCGTAAATGCCTGAAACGTCCTCCTGAGGAGCCACCTGAGACATCCACATTTTTGGAAATTCGGGAAACCAAACAGGAAGAAGAAACGGTAGAATTGTTCAGTGGATGGATGTTTGCGTCAAGCCCTGCATTAAATGCTCTTGAACATCCTGTTTATGATGTTTGGGTGATCGATTGCAAAATGGCGGAAGACGATAAACCGCCTTCTAAAGAATAAAAATCACCTTCAACGTCCAGAGCCTGATCCAACCGACGATGATATTCTTCTCTAGAGATTTCAATCGCCCCCATCGAGGCTAGGTGGTCGGTTAAGAACTGGGTATCAAGAAGCTTGAACCCGCCTCGTTTCAAGCGGGCAACGAGATATACCAACGCAATTTTGCTGGCATTGGTCTGACGGGAAAACATGCTTTCTCCGCAAAAAACTCCGGCAAAGGATACACCATACAATCCGCCCACCAACGTATCGCCGTCCCAGCATTCGATTGAATGGGCATGGCCTTCTTGATGAAGTTCCGTATAGAGATCAAGGATGGTTCGATTGATCCAGGTTGTCTCGCGCCCGTTTTGCGATGCTGCGCATTCCTTCATAACCTGCCGAAAACAAGTGTCCGCCGTGATTTTGAAAGGGTCCTTGCGGATCGTTTTGGCGAGACTTCGCGGAACATGAAAATCATCTAGTGGAAAAATGCCACGGCGCTCAGGGTCGACCCAGAAAATTTCTGGATCGTCCTGAGATTCCGACATTGGAAAGATACCGTGTGAATAGGCACTCAACAAAATTTCTGTCGTCAGCGCGGTCATTATACTATGTGATCAATCAATAAAAACTATTGTCGATCCTCAATGAATTTTTCCAGCCAGTGAATATTGTATTCGCCTTTGATAAATTCATCGTTCTTGATGAGGTCCTGATGCAGTGGCAACGTGGTTTTAATGCCTCCGACAACAAACTCCTCCAACGCGCGATCCAGGCGCATCAGGCATTCTTTCCGATTGGCACCATGAACAATAAGCTTCGCGATCAGGCTGTCATAGTAAGGCGGAACATTGTAGCCGGAATACAACGCGGAATCGACCCGAACCCCTAAGCCACCTGGCGCATGAAACTCCAGCACAGGGCCAGGGGATGCCGCAAAGGTGTTAGGGTCTTCTGCCGTGATCCGACATTCAATCGAATGCCCATTGAAGGAAATATCCTCTTGAGACAGGCTAAGTTTCTGACCGGCCGCAACATTAATCTGTTCGCGCACAAGATCAATACCCGTAACCATTTCTGTAACCGGATGTTCCACCTGAAGACGGGTGTTCATTTCAATGAAATAAAATTCATCATTTTCAAACAGGAACTCGATAGTGCCGACGCCTTCATAGCGCATTTCCCGGATCGCATCAGACACCGTTTTACCAATGCGTTCCCGCAAAGTATCGTTCAGCGCAGGGGATGGGGTTTCTTCCAGTGCTTTCTGATGACGGCGCTGCAGAGAACAATCCCGTTCCCCCAGATGCACTACATTGCCCTGTCCATCAGCCAGAACCTGTATTTCAATATGCCGAGGTGTGCCCAGATATTTTTCGATGTAAACCGCATTGTCGCCAAAGGCCAGTTGCGATTCAGCCCGTGCAGAAGAAAAGGCTTCTGAAATTGAGGCATCGTTAAGAGCAACCTTCATGCCGCGCCCACCGCCACCGGCAGAAGCCTTGATGATCACGGGATATCCGATATCCGCTGCAATCTTACGGGCTTCTTCCAGCGTTTTAACTTCGCCGTCTGAGCCAGGGACACAAGGAACACCAAATTTTTTCATGGTATCCTTTGCCGCGATCTTATCTCCCATCAGGCGGATATGATCAGCAGACGGGCCAATGAACTTGATGCCGTGTTCCGTGACGATATCGACGAATTTAGCGTTTTCAGACAAAAATCCATACCCTGGATGAATGCCGTCTGCATTGGTTACTTCGGCTGCAGCGATAATTGACGGAATATTCAGGTAACTTGCTGTCGACGAAGGCGGCCCAATACACACACTTTCGTCTGCAAGACGCACATGCATGGCAGCGGCGTCTGCTTCGGAATGGACAGCGACTGTTTTGATACCCATTTCACGACAGGCGCGGTGAATTCGAAGGGCTATTTCGCCGCGATTTGCGATGAGAATTTTTTTAAACATCAAGTATGTCCACTCACTCGATAATAACGAGAGGTTGACCGAATTCGACTGGTTGCGAATCTGAAACGAGAACATCCAGGATTTTGCCGCCTTTTGGCGCTGCAATCGGGTTCATTGTTTTCATAGCTTCAACAATCAGCAGGGTCTGCCCCTGAGAAACAGAATCACCAACTTTGATAAACTCGGCAGCGCCGGGCTCTGGTGACAGATACGCTGTGCCGACCATTGGTGATTTCACAGCGCCCGGATGAGAGGCGGCATCCGCAGCAGGGGCCGCTTCAACAGCTGCAGGAGCCGCTGGAGCCAATGGAGCAGGGGCAGCCACCATTTGAGGTACTGCCTGACTTGCAACAGAAGAATTACGGGAAACACGTAGTCTGCTGCTTCCATGCTCAACTTCAATTTCACCCAGTCCGGTTTCATTCATGATTTCGGCCAGTTCCCGGATGACGTCCTTGTCGATGTCAAGTTTACTCATAATTGTTCGACTTTTCGTTTCTATTGATCAAAAATTTCGGAAAGCGCGTCTAAAGCCAGAGTATATCCTTTTGCTCCAAACCCACAAATCACGCCAGTGGCGGCAAAAGAAATGTAACTCGTGTGGCGGAAAGACTCGCGTGAAAATACATTAGACAGATGAACTTCTACACATGGCAGGTTCACTGCTTTTAACGCATCCATTAACGCCACGGATGTGTGCGTATAAGCGGCTGCATTAATAATTATACCGGAATGCGTCTCTCCGGCTGCTTGAATGGCATTAATCATCTCGCCTTCAAGGTTACTTTGCATGAACGCACAATCCATTCCCAGGGTTTTTGCATGGACGCGGCACAGTTCTTCAATATCTGACAGTGTTGTACTGCCATATATTTCTGGTTCACGCTTCCCCAACATATTGAGGTTCGGACCATTTACTATCAGAACTGACTTTCCCATTTCCTCTCCCTAAGGGCCTGTGGCCATTTAGTAGACGGCTCACTTATACTCAAGTTTTAGAGATTGATAAAGCCGTAGCATAGTTAATTATGAATAAAGTATGACAGAAACAAGGTTGATGGTTGCAACAGTGGCGTGTGAGCACCATAATCGCCGAAATTGTCACCCTGATTATGAACTGCAGAGTAAAGGTTGAGTTACATGAACCTCACAATAAATGGCGAAAAGAGAGTCTATGACCGCTCTTTGTCCATTGACGAGCTGTTGAATGACCTTGAATTGGATGGTCAGAAAGTAGCGTTAGAACGAAATCTGGAAATTGTCCCTAAATCGAGCTACAGCACAACGATGCTGGAAGAGGGCGACAAACTTGAAATAGTTCATTTTATTGGAGGTGGTTCCGTGGATACGGATGATGTTTTTGAAGTCGCAGGCCGTAAGTTAAACTCCCGGTTAATTGTAGGCACAGGAAAATATAAAGATTTTGAAGAAACCAAACTGGCGATCGAGGCATCGGGCGCTGAAATGGTCACCGTTGCTGTTCGGCGTGTGAATATTACAGATCCCAAACAGCCAATGCTGGTCGATTATGTGGATCCGAAAAAATATATTTATCTGCCAAACACGGCATTTTGCTATACGGCAGATGAAGCCCTTCGTACCTTACGCCTCGCACGGGAAGCGGGAGGCTGGGATCTGGTGAAACTGGAAGTCCTCGGTCACGAAAAAACACTCTATCCCAATATGCCCGAAACCCTGAAAGCCGCACAAACCCTTATAGATGAAGGGTTTAAGGTTATGGTTTATTGTTCAGATGACCCTATTCAATGCCAGATGCTGGAAGACATGGGCTGCGTGGCCATTATGCCTTTGGGGGCACCTATCGGCTCTGGATTGGGTATTCAGAACCCTGTCGGGATCGGCATTATCAAAGATCAGGCGAAAGTGCCGGTGATCGTTGATGCAGGGGTAGGAACTGCATCAGATGCGACAATTGCAATGGAACTGGGATGTGACGGCGTGCTTATGAATTCTGCCATTGCACATGCAAAAAATCCGATCATCATGGCCTCAGCAATGAAAGACGCTGTAACAGCAGGTCGCAAATCCTTCCTGGCAGGCCGGATGCCGGTCAAAAAATATGCGGATCCTAGTTCTCCTCTCGCAGGATTGATATAGTTTCGCCTTACTCTTGACGGATTGATACGGTCTCCTCATCTTTATATTAATGGATGAGGAGACGAATGAAACGCACGCTCATTAAAATTCTGGCAGGGTTCGTTCTGGTTTTATTTCCATTTCTGACCCCCCAGTTCATTTCGTTCGCCAGCGAATATGGTGTTGAAACCAAACACTGGTCAAACGCGCGGTATGATCGCACCTATCTTTCCCCTGATCCCCAGATCATCAAGGAAGCCGTTGTTCAGGTTATGGCCGCTCGCACATGGGGATGGCGTGGCAGTTTCGCCGTTCATACATGGATATCCGTCAAAGCCGCAAATGCCCCCGGCTTTACACGCTATGAAGTCATCGGCTGGCGGCACACCCCACTTACCATTCGCATTGGTGTGCCTGATAATTACTGGGCCGGTAACCGTCCGTTTCTTATAACGGATATCAGGGGCCAAAAGGCGGCAGACATCATTGAAAAACTGGATAAGGTCGTTGATCGGTATCCCTATAAAGACAGCTATAAGGTCTGGCCCGGGCCCAATTCCAATACGTTTATCGCTTATATCAGCCGCGAAATCCCGGAGTTGGAGCTAGACCTTCCCCCAACTGCAATCGGAAAAGACTATCTGGTGGGCGATGGGGTGATCGGGAAAGCCGTCAGCGGACGAGGGGTGCAGTTTTCGGCCGGTGGGTATGGCGGATTTGCGTTCAGTCCGGTAGAAGGGCTCGAATTTCATCTTCTGGGATTAACAACGGGATTTGATTATGGGGATATGGCGTTAAAGTTACCGGGGTTTGGACGGGTGCCCTTGTTTTGAAACTCTCCAAAGGGGGGTTAGTCACTGTTCTTTTTCAGATGCGGGATCAATTCATCGGCCCGTTTGTCCAGCCGATTTAAAAAGCCATCAAGCATTTCAATCTCGGAAGGGGAAAATTCTTCTAACAATAGATCCTCATATTCGGACGCCAACGGAATTATTTTTTCAAGGACCGCTTTGCCGTCTTCCGTCAGGATCAACGAAAATGCGCGGCGGTCTTCGGCAACAACCTGACGGGTAATGCGCCCTGATTTTTCGAGTTTTTCAGTGGCACGGCTCATATTAACTTTATCAAGAGACGCCAAAACGCCCACTTCACGGGCAGTTAATCCGGGTTTTTCGCCCAAGATAGCCAGAATGCGCCACTCCTGAATGGTAAGGTCAAACTGACGGGAATACCGCTCTGCCAGGCTTCGGCTGATAACGCCGGAAAGCTTTGTCAGGCGATAAGGCAAAAATCGTTGCAGGTTAAGTTTACTTGACTCTTTCTTCATCCGCCTATCTTGACTTTTAAGCGAGCAAAGAACAACTTGAAAAATAATAGTTTCATATGTAACTATATACCTACTGAAATTTGTGATGGAGGCTTTTGTGGCTGATTTATGGGAAAACCCGATGCAAACCGACGGGTTTGAGTTTGTGGAATATGCGGCACCGGATCCGGAAGCTCTGGGAAAATTATTTATCCAGATGGGTTTTCGTCCCGTCGCGAAACACAGATCAAAGGATGTAACCCTTTATCGCCAGGGTGATGTTAATTTTATTGTGAACGCAGAGAAAGACAGCTTTGCGCAGGCCTTCGCCCGGATTCATGGCCCTTGCGCCTGTGCGATGGCCTTTCGGGTAAAAGATGCAGCAAAGGCAGTTGAACAAGCCCGTGCTGGTGGTGCATGGGTAGTGGACGCGACACCCGGCCCAATGGAGCTCAGTATTCCAGCAATCAAGGGAATTGGCGACTCGCTGATCTATCTGGTTGATCGGTATGGCGACAAAGGCTCCATTTATGATGTGGATTTTGTGCCGATTGAAGGAGAAGAACGCAACCCGGTTGGAGCAGGTCTTACTTATATTGATCACCTGACCCATAATGTACATCGCGGTCGCATGGATGAATGGTCAGAATTCTACGAACGTCTGTTTAACTTCAAGGAAATTCGGTATTTCGATATTGAAGGCAAATTGACCGGGCTTAAAAGTAAAGCCATGACCAGCCCATGCGGTAAAATCCGGATACCGATCAATGAAAGTTCCGATGATAAGTCACAAATTCAGGAATATCTGGATGCGTATCATGGGGAAGGTATTCAACATATCGCTTTGGGAACAGATGACATCTTTAATTCAGTTGAGGTCATGAAAGCGCAGAATGTCGAATTTCAATCCTCACCGGATACCTATTATGATCTTCTGGATGAACGGGTTAAAGATCATGGGGAAGACACGGCACGGCTGAAAGATTTGAAAATCCTTCTGGACGGTGCCCCAACTGAAGGGCAGGGCCTGTTGCTTCAGATATTTACACAAAATGTCATTGGACCGATTTTCTTTGAACTTATTCAGCGAAAAGGGAATGAAGGATTTGGGGAAGGCAACTTCCAGGCCTTGTTTGAATCAATAGAACTGGACCAGATTAACCGAGGCGTCATCTGATCCAGCTTGCATGATACTTAGTTGGTTGCGGATGATTTTTTGGATCTTGCTTCCGCAACCAACCTTTTCATGGTGTCTGCAGGTATGGCACCGGGGGCTAATTGGCCGCCAATTACAAAGGCTGGTGTCCCTGTAATATTCAGTGCCTGCGCTAATTCGTAGGTTTGACTGAGACTCTTTGAAATCGTGTCTGACCCCATGTCTTTGGCCAGTTGCTGAACATTCAGCCCAAGACCTTGCGCATAGGACATGATTTTGTCCAAAGACAGACCCCCACGGGATTCCATCAGGACTTTATGAAACTCGTTATATTTCCCCTGTTTCTCTGCCGCCATAACAGCCCGGGCTGCTAAAACTGACTCGTCTCCCAAAATTGGAAACTCTTTCATCACCAGGCGAATATTTCCGTCTTCTTCAACGGTCTTCATCAGGTCAGGATAACTTCGTTTGCAGTATCCGCATTGGTAGTCGAAAAATTCGACAATCGTAATATCGCCGTCTGGATTCCCAGCGACAAAACTGTATCCATCATTTTCCAGCTCGTTCAAACGGGAAGCCAGTTGCTCTTTTGCTTTTTGGCGGGCTTCTGCGGCTTCCGTCGCGCTGAGCACTTGAATGGCTTCGCGAATTACCGCGGGATTTTCCAAAAGGTAAGCTCTTACCTGTGCGCCAAATATATCCTTGGTATCTTCTTCAGGTTTTTGCATTTGATAGAGGTTAAGACCAACCATCGCTGCCAGACCAAGACATAAAACACTGATGAGGGCCACAGTACCCTTCGAATTTTGCATAGAATAAACCTTTAACAATAGAACTGAATTGTAAAGGTATACAAAGACACCTTCTATTCAAAGCACAAGGTTGTGAGTACAAAGTTATTTGATCAACGACGGCTTTCCAACTGGGCCGCAATTGTGATGATATCATCGGCGCGAAGAAAGCCGGGGGTTCCCGTTCCCAGGTTTTCCTGAGCCCGTTTCGCATGAAATATGGCTTTATCGAATTTTCCGATTAACAGAAAACGTTCTGCTGTTGCGAGGGCCAAATTACCCGTATCACCAATACGACTGTAACCGGTCGCCAATTGATGCCAGCTTTCAGAATTATTCGGATCATAAGAAACACTGGTGCGCAGAACCTCGACGGCCTTTAAGTCATCTTCCCGGCGACCGGACGCCAGTAAAACGCGGCCATACAAGGTTAGAATAAGAGGTTCAAACGGGGCTGTCTCTACGGCCGCTTCCAGAGAGGGAAGGGCACCGAAGATATCTCCATTTTCATATAACATTTGCCCTTTTAACTCGTAAAAATAGGGATTTCCGGGAAATTCAGCGATCAAAGAGTCAATTTCTACAGTCGCTTTGGCAATGTCAGGTCTGCGGAAATATCCAACCGCGCGCGCATAACGCGCCTCAACCGATTGATCTTCCACTGGATATTTTTTCAATGTCTTGGCGAGGCTATTGGTAAAACCAAAAAGCTTGCCCTGTATCCGTTTCAGGGCCGCCACTTCGTGCGGCGGATCTTTGACATCTTTAAACGGTGAGTTATTCACCTGTTGTTCCAAGGCCTGAATTCGCTCACTGCTGATCGGGTGACTTCTCCAGTAGGGATCGATTTTCCCATAATTGGCCCGATCTGATTCCCCCAGAATTTTTAAAAATTCCAGCATTCCAACACCGGATACGCCCACTTGGTTTAGATAGGCCATCGCGGCCTGATCCGCAGATGATTCTTGCGTACGGTTATATTTTAGAAAATTTTTGGTTGCGAGCGCTTGTGAGCCCATAATAATTCCTTGTCCACCCGCACCGCCTCCCGCGATAATTGCGGCAGCACCCAGCAGATACCCGATGATACTGGCGGTTGTCGCTTTCTCCAGGGCTTCCTGTGTTCGTGCAAGATGTCCACCGGCGATATGTCCGGTTTCGTGGGCAATAACTCCTTTTAACTGACTGGGATGTTCGACCCGTTCCAAAAGCCCGGTGAAGAAAAACATACGTTGCCCGCCAGCGACAAAGGCATTTAGTGTTTTATTGTTAATCAGGTGAATGGACACATCATTTGCATTTAGTCCCGCTGTGGTGAAGAGGGGGCTTGCGTAGGATCGCAGGGTATGTTCAATTTCAGCATCACGAATGTAGGACAGCTTCGTCTGTTGAGCATAAGCGCGCACAGAAGGCAGGGTCGCAAATACTATGGCTAAAAAAGATATAAGTATGCGTTTAATCAAGAACTCTTTCCCATTGTTTCAAAGTAAACCTAAGAACAGAACAGGCCCACGTCAATGGTTGAGAAAAACCAGTTTGTTATTGGCCGGTGGCGTCTTTCTACTTGCGGCCTGCGATACGCCAGCAACGAAACAGGTCGGAGAAATTGACAGCGTTGATGGACCTTTGGGTGGCGCGGCTTCAGACGAGCCCCGGGCGACCTTGATCGCGCAGGATATTCTATCTGCAGGCGGGACCGCTGCTGATGCGGCCACGGCACTTTATTTTACCTTGGCAGTTACCTATCCTATTGCAGGATCACTCGGCGGCGGCGGTGAATGCATTGTTTATAACAACGAGAAAAACCGTCTGGAGAATTTGAAGTTTCCGGTCGGTGTTCCGGCTGCGGGCGGCAGTGTTGGAATTCCCGGTAATATTCGGGGCTTTGCCGCCCTGCATGCGCGCTATGGCCGCTTTGAATGGTCCGCACTACTGTCTTACGCCGAAAAGTTTGCCAATTTTGGAGAGAATATCTCTCGAGCCCAAAGTATGGCAATGATTTCAAGCAGTGCCAAATTCCGTCTCGGTTCCCGGCTTCAGGAAATCTATATGGATGAAAAGGGCGACTTCAAAAAAGAAGGCGAAAAAATTCAGCAAATCCGATTAGCCAGTGTACTGACAACGTTGCGAACAAATGGTGGAGCGCATTTCTATAGCGGAAATCTCGCTCGATCATTTTCAGAAGATGCGAACGCCATTGGCGGGGCCATTACCAGTCAGGATATGTTTAATTATCGGCCAACCTGGGAAACAGCGATTACTTTTAATGTTGACGCCAACACGGTGGGCGTTTCAAACAGTCCTTACGGCGAGTTATTTAAAAACGTTTGGACTGATACCTTTGAAGGCAAAGGATTTCTGTACCTTTCAGATGATGTCACGTTACCGAAATTGATCGAGTCAAACGGCAAGAATTTTTCCAAATACCAATCCCATTCTCCCTTTGTGTCGCATGCGACAACGTCTTTTGTAACCTCTGACAATGAAGGAAACGCGGTTTCCTGTGTTGTTGGCATGAAAAAGCCGTTCGGAACCGGTTTTGCCGGTGGCATTACCGGAATTGTCATGGCACCTGTGGTCCCGGATGAAAAAGCTGAATTCCCGACCACACCGATCCTGATGGTCAACGAACCCAACAAGGACTTTTATTTTGCCAGTGCTGCGTCAGGCGGGGCGGCGGGAACGGTTGCTTCGGTTTATACAGCGCTTCAGGTGTTCGCGAACGAGAATAATCTGGAAGCGGCCATCAGTGCTCCGCGGGCCTTTACTATGGGGCCAGGTTTGCCTTTGTTATTTGAAAGCCAAACCGATCGGTCGATGATATCTAATCTTGCCGGAGCGCATCCGGTTCAGTTAGAAGTTGAACGCCTGGGGCGCGTGAATGCAATTCACTGCAAAAACGGCAAACTGTTTAACTGTCAGTCCTATACCGATCCAAGAGGGTATGGCCTGTCGATGATCCGGCGTTAATCACGCAATTGCAAAGGTAAAAACGTGACTTATCCGTCTCGGGGAAAGCTTTCCCCATTTTTTGCTATGGAAGTATTGAAATCGGCTAACCAGAGGGAAGCCGAAGGAAAAACTGTCTTTCATATGGAAATCGGGCAACCCGCAACATCCGCCCCGTTGGCTGTGAAAGAAGCAGCCGCCAAGGCCCTTCAGGATCAGCCGATCGGATATACTGAGGCGCTGGGCATCCCGCCTTTGCGGGCAGCCATTGCCAACCATTACAGCGATATGTACGGGCTGGATGTTGATCCGTCCCGGGTCGTTGTAACGACAGGATCCTCGGGAGGGTTCCTACTGTCTTTTTTAAGTTTATTTGCAGCCAATGACCGGGTTCTTCTGGCAGAACCTGGTTACCCTGCCTACCGGAATATTCTGCAATCTCTGGATATCATTCCTGTCGGCCTTCCCTGTGGGCATGAAACCAATTTTCAACCAACACCACAGTTAATCGATGCGGTGCCGGGAACACTTGATGGCCTGCTGGTTGCCAGCCCTGCCAATCCAACCGGTACAATGCTTACACCAACTGAATTAAACGCATTGGTTCAGTATTGTGATGAAAAAGAGATGCATTTCATTTCTGATGAAATCTATCACGGCCTGACATACGGCACGGAAACCGTCTCTGCGCTCTCATTTTCTCAAAATGCAGTCATTATCAACTCATTTTCCAAGTATTTCTCCATGACCGGATGGCGGCTTGGTTGGATGGTCGTGCCAGAGGCATTGGTCCCGCGGATCGAAAAAATCGCCCAAAGCCTGTTCATATCGGCACCCGCCTTAAGCCAGTATGCGGCGCTGGCAGCCTTTGACTGTAAAGATGAGTTGGAAGAGTATAAGGCGAATTATGAAATAAACCGACGCCTGTTGCTGGACGAACTCCCTGCTATGGGGCTTGATAAATTAGCAGCGGCCGATGGCGCTTTCTATATCTACGCTGATGTTCGTCATTTAACGGATGACAGCATGGTGTTCTGTCAGGAAATGTTAGAAGGATGCGGTGTCGCGGCTACTCCCGGTCTGGATTTTGATCCTGTTCGGGGGAAACATTATGTCCGGTTCTCTTTTGCTGGTGCGACAGACGTCATTGAAAAAGCAGTGGAAGCCTTGAGGCTCTGGCTTGCAAAACGATAACCGGAACGTTGATTATCTGAACATCGATAAACTGTTTAGAGGGTTCTTGAAAAAAACGACCCTCTAAACAAACAGAAACAAAAAGCAAAAAAGGCGCCGTGAAAGGCGCCTTTTTTAGTCAGCTTTTTCAACTTCTCAGCTTTTACGGCGCCACCAGCCAGACCGGCGAGGGCCTTTTGGTTTTGCTGTTTCTTCAGGTTCGGAAGAAACAGGAGATGTTTCTGGAACCTCGGTAATAACCGGTTCAGCCTTCACTTCAGGTGTGTTGGCAACTGAAGGTGTTTCAACTTTTTCTTTTCTCGCCCGCGTACGTTTTGGTTTTACAGACGCTTCCGCAGGGGCCGTTTCACCTTCCACTACCGGCGACGACACTGTTGTCACCACTGCTTCTGTTGCCACCGCAGAAGTTTCTACGTTCGCTTCAGAAGCCGGTTCAGCAGTTTCGCCACTCTTTTTACGGGGTGAACGGCGCCTTCGGGGACGCACCTTTTCAGGTTGTTCTTCAGGGGCCTCTTCCGTAGATTGCTGTATAGTAGAAGCCTCAGCCTCTGTTGCAGGAGCGTCCGCAGATACTGTTTCAGTATCATCACGGGCAGTATCCGGCTTTTTACGAGTGCGAGGTCTGCGGCGACGTGGCGTTTTCGGCTTTTCAGCTTCTTCGCTTGTCTCCTCTGATTTCTGTGTTGGTGTTTCATCAGAAGGTTCATCTGAATCACCAGATTTCAGGATAATACCGCCTTCATCAGTTTCCGGCAT
This region of Sneathiella aquimaris genomic DNA includes:
- a CDS encoding DUF3750 domain-containing protein, whose protein sequence is MKRTLIKILAGFVLVLFPFLTPQFISFASEYGVETKHWSNARYDRTYLSPDPQIIKEAVVQVMAARTWGWRGSFAVHTWISVKAANAPGFTRYEVIGWRHTPLTIRIGVPDNYWAGNRPFLITDIRGQKAADIIEKLDKVVDRYPYKDSYKVWPGPNSNTFIAYISREIPELELDLPPTAIGKDYLVGDGVIGKAVSGRGVQFSAGGYGGFAFSPVEGLEFHLLGLTTGFDYGDMALKLPGFGRVPLF
- a CDS encoding MarR family winged helix-turn-helix transcriptional regulator, with translation MKKESSKLNLQRFLPYRLTKLSGVISRSLAERYSRQFDLTIQEWRILAILGEKPGLTAREVGVLASLDKVNMSRATEKLEKSGRITRQVVAEDRRAFSLILTEDGKAVLEKIIPLASEYEDLLLEEFSPSEIEMLDGFLNRLDKRADELIPHLKKNSD
- the hppD gene encoding 4-hydroxyphenylpyruvate dioxygenase → MEAFVADLWENPMQTDGFEFVEYAAPDPEALGKLFIQMGFRPVAKHRSKDVTLYRQGDVNFIVNAEKDSFAQAFARIHGPCACAMAFRVKDAAKAVEQARAGGAWVVDATPGPMELSIPAIKGIGDSLIYLVDRYGDKGSIYDVDFVPIEGEERNPVGAGLTYIDHLTHNVHRGRMDEWSEFYERLFNFKEIRYFDIEGKLTGLKSKAMTSPCGKIRIPINESSDDKSQIQEYLDAYHGEGIQHIALGTDDIFNSVEVMKAQNVEFQSSPDTYYDLLDERVKDHGEDTARLKDLKILLDGAPTEGQGLLLQIFTQNVIGPIFFELIQRKGNEGFGEGNFQALFESIELDQINRGVI
- a CDS encoding DsbA family protein, yielding MQNSKGTVALISVLCLGLAAMVGLNLYQMQKPEEDTKDIFGAQVRAYLLENPAVIREAIQVLSATEAAEARQKAKEQLASRLNELENDGYSFVAGNPDGDITIVEFFDYQCGYCKRSYPDLMKTVEEDGNIRLVMKEFPILGDESVLAARAVMAAEKQGKYNEFHKVLMESRGGLSLDKIMSYAQGLGLNVQQLAKDMGSDTISKSLSQTYELAQALNITGTPAFVIGGQLAPGAIPADTMKRLVAEARSKKSSATN
- a CDS encoding M48 family metalloprotease translates to MIKRILISFLAIVFATLPSVRAYAQQTKLSYIRDAEIEHTLRSYASPLFTTAGLNANDVSIHLINNKTLNAFVAGGQRMFFFTGLLERVEHPSQLKGVIAHETGHIAGGHLARTQEALEKATTASIIGYLLGAAAIIAGGGAGGQGIIMGSQALATKNFLKYNRTQESSADQAAMAYLNQVGVSGVGMLEFLKILGESDRANYGKIDPYWRSHPISSERIQALEQQVNNSPFKDVKDPPHEVAALKRIQGKLFGFTNSLAKTLKKYPVEDQSVEARYARAVGYFRRPDIAKATVEIDSLIAEFPGNPYFYELKGQMLYENGDIFGALPSLEAAVETAPFEPLILTLYGRVLLASGRREDDLKAVEVLRTSVSYDPNNSESWHQLATGYSRIGDTGNLALATAERFLLIGKFDKAIFHAKRAQENLGTGTPGFLRADDIITIAAQLESRR
- a CDS encoding gamma-glutamyltransferase gives rise to the protein MRLIKNSFPLFQSKPKNRTGPRQWLRKTSLLLAGGVFLLAACDTPATKQVGEIDSVDGPLGGAASDEPRATLIAQDILSAGGTAADAATALYFTLAVTYPIAGSLGGGGECIVYNNEKNRLENLKFPVGVPAAGGSVGIPGNIRGFAALHARYGRFEWSALLSYAEKFANFGENISRAQSMAMISSSAKFRLGSRLQEIYMDEKGDFKKEGEKIQQIRLASVLTTLRTNGGAHFYSGNLARSFSEDANAIGGAITSQDMFNYRPTWETAITFNVDANTVGVSNSPYGELFKNVWTDTFEGKGFLYLSDDVTLPKLIESNGKNFSKYQSHSPFVSHATTSFVTSDNEGNAVSCVVGMKKPFGTGFAGGITGIVMAPVVPDEKAEFPTTPILMVNEPNKDFYFASAASGGAAGTVASVYTALQVFANENNLEAAISAPRAFTMGPGLPLLFESQTDRSMISNLAGAHPVQLEVERLGRVNAIHCKNGKLFNCQSYTDPRGYGLSMIRR